In Kaistella sp. 97-N-M2, the sequence TCTGTAAGCTTTATACGTTGAATTTGGCGTTGCGCGAACTTATTGTGACCCGTTAGTTTTTCAATAAAAATCGAAAATAGTTCTGCACTTTCGGACGGAGTATAAAGGTCGGCTAATTCCGCTGCGAAGTATTTCCTGTATTCTGATAAAGTCATTTGCCTGCTAAAGTTTGGTAATTTTTAAATATAAATCCTTTTTCCAAAAAAGCGGTAAAAAACTTCCAAAACATTTATTAAATAAGGATAATTTCCAAATCTTCTCCCAATTGAAAATAATTTTGCTACTTTTGAAAAATCGCTAAAATAAAAAATGAAAAACGTTCTCTTTGCATTTCTCACCGTTCTTTTTTTGGTGTCTTGTGGCGCTTCCAACAAAGTGGTCAAAAGATCCGTCCCAACGAAGACCGTGGCGAAAAGTCCCGACTTAAAAACGCTTGAATCTAAATATTCCGGGAATCCTGATGCAGAGATCCGCGAAATTCTGAAAGATGCGGAAAAATATTTAGGAGCACCCTACAAATATGCGGGTAATACCTCCTCCGGTTTCGACTGTTCCGGTTTTACCGTAAAAGTTTTCGACGAAAACAATACGAAACTTCCACGCCGTTCGGAAGATCAGTCCAACACCGGAAAAGGAATTTCCATAAAAGAAGCGCAACCCGGTGATCTCCTCTTTTTTGCAACGTCCGGCGGCAGCAAAGTGACCCATGTGGGGATCGTTCACGACATCGGAAACACAGGCGAAGTTAAATTCATTCACGCTAGCACATCGAAAGGGGTCATTATTTCTTCGCTTAACGAAAAATACTGGAACAAAGCTTACCTCTTCGCACGCAGAGTTTTGTAAATTTACAACCTTATCAACAGCGAAGTTTCATCACCGAACATCAATTATCAATCATCAACAATAAACCTAATGCTACAAAAGACCATCGAAAATATCTGGGACAACCGTGAACTTTTACATACCGAGGAAAGCGGAAAAGCCATCCGCGAAGTGATCCGTCAACTCGATCTGGGCGAACTTCGCGTGGCAGAACCTACAGAAAACGGCTGGAAAGTTAATGAGTGGGTAAAAAAAGCGGTCGTTATGTATTTCCCAATCCAGAAAATGGAAACCATCGAAGTCGGCCCGTTCGAATTTCATGACAAAATGCCTTTAAAAAGAGGATATGCCGAAAAAGGCGTCCGCGTGGTTCCACATGCAGTCGCCAGAGAAGGCGCGTTTATCGCATCGGGCGTGATTTTAATGCCGTCGTACGTGAACATCGGTGCATACGTAGATTCGGGAACTATGGTCGATACCTGGGCAACGGTTGGAAGCTGTGCACAGATCGGCAAGAATGTTCACCTGAGTGGCGGTGTCGGAATTGGCGGCGTTCTCGAACCGCTGCAGGCCGCACCTGTAATTATTGAAGACGATGTGTTCATTGGCTCCAGATGTATCGTTGTAGAAGGTGTTCATGTAGAAAAAGAAGCAGTTCTCGGTGCAAATGTGGTCTTGACGGCCTCTACAAAAATAATCGATGTGACCGGCGAAACTCCTGTTGAAATTAAAGGTAGAGTTCCTTCACGTTGCGTTGTAATTCCTGGAAGTTATACGAAGAAATTTCCGGCCGGAGAATATCAGGTTCCGTGCGCTTTGATCATCGGACAAAGAAAAGAATCGACGGACAAAAAGACTTCTCTAAATGATGCGTTGCGGGAAAATAATGTTTCCGTTTAAGTAAAATTATGGCAATTCCGAAACAAATTTTTCAAACCTTTAAAACCAAAAAACTGCCTCTCATTACACGGTTGCATATTTGGAAGATGAAAAGGCAAAATCCCGAGTATGAATACTTTCTGTATGATGACGAGGAGATTAAAGAATTTTTTGCAAAGGAATTTCCGACCGAATATCTAAAAGCCTATAACCAGTTGACCATCGGGGCTGCGAAAGCAGATTTTTTCCGTTACGCCATTTTGTATAAAAAAGGCGGCGTTTATCTGGATGTCGATAGTGGAATTTCGCAACCATTAAAAAATTTAATCCAAGCTGATGACGTCGCATTACTAAGTGTGGAGCGGCATGTGCATTTTTACTGTCAGTGGGCGCTTATTTTCGATAAAGATCATCCTTTTCTGAAGAGGACTTTGGAGCTGGTTTTAGATAATATCCAAACCCACCGATTTCCACACGATGTTCACGCAACCACGGGTCCGACGGCTTTTTCAAAAGCTATCAATGAATGTCTAACTGAGAATCCCAATATTCCGTATCGATTATTCGACGGCATTGAATACCGCGGCTATCTGCAATTCAAGTATAAACTCGGCAAGTTTTTTCTTTATAATAAAAAAGCTGATCACTGGAAACGCAAGCAGATGACGCAGGATATTATAAAACCCTTCGAAGAATGAAAATTGCTTTCGACGGAAAACGTTTCTTCCACAACAGTTCCGGTTTGGGCAATTATTCCCGGGATTTGATCCGTATTCTAGCGACTTATTTTCTGGAAAATGAATACGTTATTTTTAATGAAAACCAGTCAGAGAAAGGAAACGATATTCTAAATTTACCCAATGTTTCCTTTGTAGAAACTTCGAAAGGAAGTTGGTCCCGACAACTGAAAATGGGAAAGGATGCACAGCAGATTAATGCCGATATTTTCCATGGACTTTCTGGCGAGCTGCCTTTAAAATGGACTAAAAAACCCATTAAAAAAGTCGTTACCATTCATGATTTGATCTTTCTGAGATTTCCCCAATATTATTCATTTTTTGACCGCAAAATTCATTTCTGGAAATTCAAAAAAGCTGCAGAGCAAGCGGATTTGATCATCGCCATTTCTGAGCAAACGAAGCGCGATATCATTCAGTTTTTAAAAGTTCCCGAAGAGAAAATTAGAGTCGTCTACCAAGGTTGTCACCAGGCTTTTAAAGAAAATCAAAGCGAAGTATTTTTAAATTTGGTTAAAGAAAAATACAATCTACCGGAAAGGTTCATTCTTAATGTTGGAACGATTGAAGCGCGAAAAAATCTTTTGAATATCGTAAAAGCCATTAACGGAACGGAAATTCCATTGGTGGTCATTGGCCGAAAAAGGACCTATTTCAAAAAAGTCCAGAAATATCTGAAGAAAAATAAATTAGAAAGCCAGGTTCATTTCCTGGAAAATGTTTCCACGGAAGAGCTTGCAGCCATCTACAAACTCGCAGATGTTTTCGTATATCCCAGTTTTTTCGAAGGATTTGGAATTCCGGTGATTGAAGCACTTTATTCTAAAACGGCGGTTATCACAAGTAACTTAAGTTGTCTGCCAGAAGCCGGTGGACCGGATTCAGTTTATATCGATCCGCATAATTTCGAAGATATAAAAGCCAAGATTTTATTTCTCTGGAACAACGAAGCTGAAAGAAACCGTCGCGCTGAGAAAAGTTTTGAATTTGTGCAGAAATTCACTGATAAAAATATTTCGGAAATTTTGTATACTGTTTATCAGGAACTTAAGTAGAAGTAAAATATATTTCTTGCGAGTTAAATTTTTTATGACCTATATTTGCACCGTTATAAACAACATGAAAAATACAATCACTTTAATCCATCATCATCATCTCATCTAAAGACGAGTTGATTTAATGTGGTCCAAAGTGACTAAAATAATAATAAACCGTCTGAACAAAGACGGTTTTTTTTGTGTTTCACATCAAGGCATTTGTTCAGACCCAATCTCAAGACTGAACATGAACAAATTAAAGATCGCCATTCAAAAAAGTGGCAGACTCAGCGAAAAATCCTTGGAACTTTTAAAAGAATGTGGCATCAAGATCCCTGATTTTAAAAGTAAACTCAAAAATTCAGCGACCAATTTTCCGTTAGAAATTCTTTTCCTTCGCGATGACGATATTCCAAAATATGTTGAACAAGGAATTGTCGATATCGGTATTATCGGCGAAAATGAAGTTTTGGAACAGAACAAAAATGTGGATTTGGTAAGAAAACTGGGTTTTGCAAACTGCAGATTATCCTTAGCCATTCCGAAAGATCAGGAGTA encodes:
- a CDS encoding glycosyltransferase family 1 protein — protein: MKIAFDGKRFFHNSSGLGNYSRDLIRILATYFLENEYVIFNENQSEKGNDILNLPNVSFVETSKGSWSRQLKMGKDAQQINADIFHGLSGELPLKWTKKPIKKVVTIHDLIFLRFPQYYSFFDRKIHFWKFKKAAEQADLIIAISEQTKRDIIQFLKVPEEKIRVVYQGCHQAFKENQSEVFLNLVKEKYNLPERFILNVGTIEARKNLLNIVKAINGTEIPLVVIGRKRTYFKKVQKYLKKNKLESQVHFLENVSTEELAAIYKLADVFVYPSFFEGFGIPVIEALYSKTAVITSNLSCLPEAGGPDSVYIDPHNFEDIKAKILFLWNNEAERNRRAEKSFEFVQKFTDKNISEILYTVYQELK
- a CDS encoding C40 family peptidase, coding for MKNVLFAFLTVLFLVSCGASNKVVKRSVPTKTVAKSPDLKTLESKYSGNPDAEIREILKDAEKYLGAPYKYAGNTSSGFDCSGFTVKVFDENNTKLPRRSEDQSNTGKGISIKEAQPGDLLFFATSGGSKVTHVGIVHDIGNTGEVKFIHASTSKGVIISSLNEKYWNKAYLFARRVL
- a CDS encoding 2,3,4,5-tetrahydropyridine-2,6-dicarboxylate N-succinyltransferase, coding for MLQKTIENIWDNRELLHTEESGKAIREVIRQLDLGELRVAEPTENGWKVNEWVKKAVVMYFPIQKMETIEVGPFEFHDKMPLKRGYAEKGVRVVPHAVAREGAFIASGVILMPSYVNIGAYVDSGTMVDTWATVGSCAQIGKNVHLSGGVGIGGVLEPLQAAPVIIEDDVFIGSRCIVVEGVHVEKEAVLGANVVLTASTKIIDVTGETPVEIKGRVPSRCVVIPGSYTKKFPAGEYQVPCALIIGQRKESTDKKTSLNDALRENNVSV
- a CDS encoding glycosyltransferase family 32 protein, yielding MAIPKQIFQTFKTKKLPLITRLHIWKMKRQNPEYEYFLYDDEEIKEFFAKEFPTEYLKAYNQLTIGAAKADFFRYAILYKKGGVYLDVDSGISQPLKNLIQADDVALLSVERHVHFYCQWALIFDKDHPFLKRTLELVLDNIQTHRFPHDVHATTGPTAFSKAINECLTENPNIPYRLFDGIEYRGYLQFKYKLGKFFLYNKKADHWKRKQMTQDIIKPFEE